The Arachis duranensis cultivar V14167 chromosome 9, aradu.V14167.gnm2.J7QH, whole genome shotgun sequence genomic sequence cgtcaaagtatgcccaaaaactacattttcatacaaaatcacaaagtgccattttaaaaacaaactaatttcaacccttttcaaaatcaaccaaaacatgccaaaaatcaacctcaagcctcctcaactcatacattaacctTTCTATCAAAACACAAGCCACCAATCCACCACTTTAACTAATCTCAATcaattaactcaatttcaaacacaaaatcacattttatatatatatatatattcctcaTTCCAATCTCCAACGATACCATCACCAATCAACCATCAATATATACAATTAATATCATCCTCACCATTTACATGATTTTCTctatcattcaacaacatcaaccattcaaatcCTACCTTAGGGTCTCTAGTCTAAGTTTTCacaccacattacattttagatacagaaaaccgagaccataccttagccgctTTTCTACTTAACTCGGAACACCTCCAAATCACTTTTTCACAAGCTCTCAAAGcttcaacacctccaagaacatatttttagcACACCAAAATCCTTTTCCAAACTTTCTAAAACCTCAATCAAGCTCCAAGACACATATATACATTTCCTAAACCACAATATCACATTCAAACACAAcaactcaatacccaaacatcgcAACCCACAAATTctactagggttgagaatcttaccacacccaaagatcaaggagacaagattaagcCTCTCCTTCAAGCTAGTTGGAtcttataacatcaaagagtccAAAATCTTAacattttttctcaaaaaattcGAAATAAAGTCTGAAACTTTAGAGGAAAAaatgtggcttacctcaagaacaaagtagtagattttgtagagctcgtcgcggtgaacgcgtggccgcaaacggtgtgACAATCGGAACTCCAGATCAAAAGTTAtagtggtttgaagatcaaatgaGTGTTGGAACTTTGGAAGAATGCTCTTCCCCCATTTCCTCACAAGTTCAGCGTGTTTGGGGTTTAAGGGAGGAAAGAGAGTGCTGTTTTTCAGGTTTTAGGTTTAGTTTGGTTAAGTCAAGAGCCCAATATGGATGCGGTTGGTCCGATTTAGTCCGTTCGATCCAATTTTGAgtctatttttataaaattggtaTTAAAATTCTCGTTTCAATATCTTCTATcatattaaaccataaaaaaaatcaatttttaactttctagaataaattctaatttatgaattaattaGTCATCAATTAATCGAATTTTACATGTTCCATTCTTTATggacaaaaattttttatttatctctcTTATTCACAAcaacaattataaaagaatCCTAATGACACCCCATTTAGCAATAGAAATTTACCAAAACCCCTCTTCTCTAACTCCATTGCAAGCATTTCTATGAAATGAGTTGTTTTCTGGCCAgggtaataataattttttgttttaggaCTTAAAAATGAAGTAAAGAAATTAAACAATGAAAATCATTTAAAAGTATTGATTGcacttaaaaataattttatttttgcctTGTTAGAGTTTAGTTTAGAAATCGTGTTTATGTTTTATCATGAAGCATAATTTAAAATGATTAGAATtacattattttattgtatatgtatcattttttttttaagtttatgtACTAGttattctataaatattttataatgagtaaatatttttaagagtaaaattataaaaaaataattttttagaataaaattaatgtgattaagtataatttacttagatgtgattaaaaaataattgaataattatatactgtaaaaagttgatattattgaagaataaaattaaaatttaattttatgtattgtttTTGTTCCTAACAcgttcgtcctatttaagtctctaatgttttaaaatcgtctcaattttgtcccgccatCAATTTCATTAACATATTACATTCCTAACGGCAAGACaatattgaattaattttaaaatattaaaaacttaaatatgaCGATTCAAACGTTAAGATAACTTTAAAACTTATCCCCAAATGTTAGtaacaaaaatatcctttaCTCCTGGATAAAATGATGGTTCCACACATTTTCAGAGATGCAAACATTTTGGCTAAGCATggacaacaaataaaaaaggaaattaggcaatttgaaaaaattatagTCATGATGATACATATGCTTGTGGGATGAGAGAGGGATGAAGTTCTCGAAAAAAATCGTCTTAATGTTTTTGTTTTGAGCCATAGCCTGTAAGCCTCTTAAgtatcaaaaaaaaatatttaggatTTAATACTTAAAAgtgtaaaatattaattaaattttaataaaaaatacttcaatttttttttttatccctTTGCTTTGTTCTTTTTGTTCAATTTAGCAGCTAATCCCTTCATCCACCTTCGTGAggagcttctttttcttttaaaaaataaaaggatggTAATAAAAATTGTCTGGATTTTTTGTTTGTGTATCTTCTTTGTTCCCTTTGTTGTGTTTGCCTGTTTGAGATCTAATCCATTGCTCCAACTTTGTGTtgaacttctttttctttcaaaaaataaaaagatggcAAATAAAAGCCGTTTTGTTTATATCTGATCTCTGATCTTTATTCTCCATTGTGTTTGGGATCTAATCATTGCGTCACATTTGTGTCgagcttctttttctttcaaaataataaaaagagggTAATAAAAGTGAAGTTCTTTTAgtagctaaaacagtaactctGACTGAGGCATGTGATGTAGTGATAAAGATGTTTACTTCAAACTAAGTCACCAAGATCGAATCCTAGCATAACTAGGTTAGTGTAActgaaaatttaatatttaatttaaagaaaGTTATAACAACGAACAGGCGTTCTATAAATCAAAGAGAGACAATGAGGAGCGAAACAGCTTCAaattaataacaacaaaaactagtttaaaaaataaaaacacaagtCATATAGCCACTATAAAGCCGACATCGAGACAGATTCATTTTATCatgatttttgtttaattaaagtACAATTTCAGAGAAAAGTATATATACAGGGTCTGCCAGATACGCAattcaaaaggaataaaaaaacagtaaaaagaaaaaaagaaataacacaATAAAGAATAtccatttatataaaatttaggaTAATCTCAAGCTTCATAACgtccaaaaaaaacaaaaaaataattaaaaaaaagaggacTAATAAAAGTGGTCCTCTTCATTGTCTTAACCTATAAGAAAGACTTAGTggtatataactatatatatatatatatatgactccATATATGTATGACTCCTTATACATATTTATGTACACGGATCACACACTAATTTTGATTCCTTGATCATCAGAAGATATAAACTATGCTGCGGATGGTGCGGGAACAAACTTGATTTCACCACCAGACTCCAAAATAGCCATCTTAAACCTTTCTGAATTGACGGGATGATTGAAATCCAGAGTCTCATCTTCATATATATCCCACCATTTCTTCACCAGCATCTTGATGTCTTCTCTATCCATGTTATCTTCCTTCCCAGTATACCTCCATGGTTTAGACCcctgaaaaattaattaataccGTAAATATAAGCaaccaaataaataattgtaCAAATTATCTAGAAATAgattattgtgtatatataatttgaattgaaaactcACAGCAGCACAGTAGTGAACTACTTTAACTTTGTCAAGCTCAACATTTTCAGGATGACGCCACAACATGGCAAGCACAAGGTTGTAAACATTTGATATCGGCTTGTACTTATCCTTGAAGTAATTGTTCAAAAAGTCCtgaaaataattcaattcaaaaaacATAAATCTAACGTTTTTTTCAtgtaagaaaaattgaaaataaatggaAATTTAATCGTACAAATAAGTACCTGCTCTGCAAAGGATGTAGGTTTTGTGACTTGAAGTGTTTTAAGAAGGTCATGATAGGTAACAAGATTTGGTTCATAAACGAACATGCCAGCATTGAAATAAAGTGGGGGCTTCGGACCAAAGTCCTTAGGCCATTGAACCTTATCAGGGCATTGCTGGCAATAACCGATCTTGTACTGGGAGGTGTGGCCCCAAGTTGGTTCACAAAAACAGTCCATCACAGCATAGAAGTAATTATCCGGCAAGTCAAAGAGGTGGTCAATGTTCTCAAACACTTGAATGTCACCGTCTAGATATATCATCTTGCTATACTCCACAAACTGCAACATTTGATGCCATAAAAGTcagatataataataaaaggcaaaacaaaaagaataagagaataGAAGAGAAGATGTACCTCCCAAATACGAAGCTTGGAGTAGTTGATGACATAATACGCCATAGCAAACTGTGTCTGGTTCTCAGGTGGATACACAGGCTCAATCTCCCTAACAATGCACCCTTGAGATATCAGAATCTTTCTGTGCTCTTCAGGAACATCAGGTAGCACTGCAACAACAAGAGGGTACattgttttcgtttttctgAGACCCTTTGCCAACCCTACAACACCTTTCACATAGTCACCGTTCCCGGCAAGGAACGTCACAAAGGCACGGTTACCAGCGGTGCGGCCATTGACCACGGTGGCTTTGGGTGCAGTGAGGGTAGTGATAGCAGGAGCCATGTTTGTTTGTGTTTGGTTTGAAAGAAAATGAAGGCTTTTCTTTATACAAGAAgtatttgatttgttgttgttggttTTGATGCCGAGGGAAATGAGAAGGGTGGGTGGGTTATATAGATCCTTCTGAGGGTAATATGGTCATTATATGCCCGGAAATTAATCCAACGGTTAAAGACGGAGATTTGGGGATCACAAGGTATGATAGCCGTTAATTGATTGAGATAATTCgagaattaaataattaattagtaattatgTAATAGTTAATCTTATCCCTTTGGCTGGGGCATAAACATATGAGAATTCTAGATATCCGCGGGGTACTCATTCAATGTAGGAATAATAAAATCTTGATAATGATggtcaaaataaaatcaatcaaataataaaataaaagaatccaCATTAATTGGGAATTAACTACGACGCCGCCTGTAGGGGAATTTCCATGTTTTACGGGCAAAAATCTcagcatgcatatatatatgtcTCCGCCAAGAGGAAGGAAATGcctctttttttgtttgattgcCTGTTTCAGTTTTCGACTTTTTTCGCCTTCGGTGATGTTTGTATGAAAATCTAAGGAGCTAACTATGGTATAAGTTAATTCagttaattcttttttatttttaattttaaaattttataaaatacaaatagtagggagttattttattttgtctatataattagtatattttttagttagttGGTTATAACTGATTATACTTTAAATAAATTCTCTAATAAAATCTtgtctaaaataataataaaatacaatgATTTGTGTTTTTAATGGTtagtcatttattattttttttttatataaagacaATATAACGTGATTCATAAATAAAAGTTAAGGATGTCtaatttgatacaaaatttattggatcaataaattatatttattattttaaatgtacgacataattaaaaataattattttcgttcataTGATCATATGAAGATATATAATTGAgcaaattattaaaatagagaaatataaaaaatattaaaatgtattttttattatattttttgttattaatttaatttttttattctaataatttaataatatattttaatctatatttctaaatattaataattaaaaataataaattttaataattttctaacattTTCCACTTAAACATGCGGTATACTATGGTGCTCgatgaaaaataattaagtccacaaaaaattaaaaataatgtaatatATAGTAGTATAATATGTTAGCCTATCTGAACTAACTTGAAAAATCAGGCAAATTTATAAAGACAATATAACGCtacataaacaaaaataaaattatctaatttaatatattaacagaaaatatttaataacaaaaaaaattaatcataacttattttatttaatatttattaattattacaataattaataaatattaaataaggttgattctgattttttttgttatctcCCTAACATACATGATCATATATTAAAaaggtaaaatattttattgaatcaacaaattgcattattttgattattgtttttgggacaattaaaaataattattttgacaTAATAGAACATGCTTAAATACACTAGTAAAAGTGTAAAGCATGCTTTACATTATCactctataaaaattaattaattaagtccATAAAAATAATGCAATAATGCAATAATTGCTTATATGTTAGTCGATTCGaacctttttaaaaaataagtaaaacaCACTATTTCTCAAATTATACAATCGTTTATTCTCAgtgtttttatattaatttaaaatttatatgtacAATGACTCTaatgtaatttaaattattatattgatgaattttttattatataaatattttaggaaGGGTTTTTaggcttttaaaaaaatttaggataaaATTGTGGGATGTAAAATTGCTAAAACTTTTTCGCTTATTGAAATTTTATTCGAAGATAATATTGCAGTAATTTTTGAGAAGTAAAAAAATCTTTTGTCATCGAGTGTAACTAAGAATAATTTGGCAGAACCTTATAAGGATGCTATAGTGATTAAGGTGCTAGGTAAATAGTATAGTTACACTACATTGTCTCATAAACTCTGAAAGGTATGGCAGATTAAGGGAGGTTGTGATTTGTTGGACGTGAAGTTTGACTATTTTCTTGTGAAGTTTGATGTGGCCAAGGAGCGAGAAAATGTTCTTTTAGGAGGTCCATGGATGATTGAGGGAAATTATGTGGCAGTAAAGCCTTGAGATCAAGAGTTCGGATCAAGTGAAAACTCTTTTGGAGCAACTCTAGTGTGGATTAGAATTTTTGGATTACCAATTTGGTGCTACCAAGAAGATGCAATGCTTCGCGTTGCAGTTGCAATTGGCATCCCCGTCAAGGTTGATTTGGCAACAAAATTAGTTGAAAGAGGACGATATGCTCATGCCTGTATTCAGATAGATTTAGGATTATCTGTGACTAAAAAGATTCTTGTTGAAGGTGTTGAATATGAGGTTGAATATGAAAGTCTTCACCTTATTTGATTCCTGTCTCAAGTTTGGTCATGATATGAAAATGTGCAAGACTGACAGCAACGCGGGAGGAGGAACTAATGTCAAGATGGTCGGCGATGTAGCAAATAAGTAAAGCAGCCAGAaagctcaaattcaaaaaattgtCCCGGATTTGGTGGAGAGTGATTTGCATGCTGTTCACGTAGATCATGCACAACATGAGAATTTAGAAGGTTGAACTCAAGTAAttaggaaagaaaaatataaaatgggTCAAAAGCCTTCTCCTAACACCCATCAGGTCTAACCAAAAGTAAAGAAGACTCCTAACAAGACTAACAATACTTGGATAAGGCCTAATCATCAACGTTCAACACATGCTATTGGATCCAAAGTAAAATTAAGCAAGGGTATTAATATTGGAAAGCCGGTTAGTGTGGCTTCTTCGGGGACCCGTCACAATGTACATCATCACCAACAAGGTGAGACAACAAATGACACTGTGTGGAAGCGCCCTCACCCAAAATCATTGAAGAATTCGCCGGCAGATAAGGATGGAGCATCGGCGGCGAGTGTGGCACAAGTTTCGACAGagaaaattgcattgaaacttgagagTCCATTAAAGGCGGGATCGTTGAAGATAGGGACATCATGTTGAGTATCGGGTTTTAGAGCtctctttttgctgttttttatGGATAGTTTCAATATCATAGTCTGGAATGTGAGCAGTGCGTCTAACAAAATGGCCCGTGTGCATTACAAAAAATTTGGTGAGAATATATAAACCATCTTTTCTCTTGCTCTTTGAGACTCATACTGTgtttaataatttgaaaattttttgggaTAAGTTAGATTTTCATTGTGTTGGTGTTGAGGAAGCAGTAGGACACAAGGGTGGCATTTGGTTTCTCTCTTCTATTGCTATTGCTTCTTGTGTTGTTACTGACTAATGTATCATAGTAAAAATGAGTGTGGGTAACTTAGTTTGACTTTGTAGTGCAGTGTATGGGAGTCCTCAATTCGAAAAAAATAAGTATGCTTTGAGATCATTTGCGTTCTATTAATTCAGGCCATAATGGACCATGGCTGGCTGTTGGTGATTTTAATGAGATTGTGGCACCAGACGAGAGTACGGatgcttatttttcttcttaaagAGCTAGTATATTAGCTACTACTCTAGATGACTGTGAACTCTTTGATCTTAAAGTGAATGGTAAGAGATATACTTGGTATAGAACAGTTCAGGCTAACAGGGACTTGGCTAAAAAATTGGATAGAGCACTAGTTAATGAGGCGTAAATGACAATATTTCCTCAGTGTTATTCTGAAATTCTTAGCAAGCTTCATTCTGATCATTACcctattttagttttttgtcATAGTTGCTTGAGAGTGAAAAGTTCTCGTCCTTTTAGGTTTTCAAGCTGCGTAGGCAACACACCCTTCTTATAAACATGTTATTAGTAAGGCTTGGAATCAAGGGTTTGGAAGCGTTACTGAAATGCTTAAGATGGTTCAACAGGCTTCTTTGGACTTTAATTCAAAGACTTTTGGAAATGTTTTTGTGCGAAAAAGTAAGCTGGAATATCAGATTGATAAGATTCAACGGCGTTTGGAGGTTACCAATGTGTTGTCTCTAAGAATTAAAGAAGCTGAACTGAGAAAAGATTATAATAGGTTTTTATTGCAAGAGAAACTTTTTTGGTACCAGAAATTTAGAGAGCAGTGGGTTAAGTATGgggataaaaatactaaattcttTCATCTTCAAATTTTGGTGGGTAGAAACCATAATAGAGTACATGGATTATATGTTAGAGATGGGTTTTGGTCTACTAATCCAGATATTCTCCAAGAAGAAGCcttctttttttataagaatATCTTTGGTACAAC encodes the following:
- the LOC107465120 gene encoding galactinol synthase 2 encodes the protein MAPAITTLTAPKATVVNGRTAGNRAFVTFLAGNGDYVKGVVGLAKGLRKTKTMYPLVVAVLPDVPEEHRKILISQGCIVREIEPVYPPENQTQFAMAYYVINYSKLRIWEFVEYSKMIYLDGDIQVFENIDHLFDLPDNYFYAVMDCFCEPTWGHTSQYKIGYCQQCPDKVQWPKDFGPKPPLYFNAGMFVYEPNLVTYHDLLKTLQVTKPTSFAEQDFLNNYFKDKYKPISNVYNLVLAMLWRHPENVELDKVKVVHYCAAGSKPWRYTGKEDNMDREDIKMLVKKWWDIYEDETLDFNHPVNSERFKMAILESGGEIKFVPAPSAA